The Tolypothrix sp. PCC 7712 region ATAACTCTCCATATTCATAGCTTGTCAGCGTAGCAGCATCTTTTTTAGCTATTAATCTCTCATGAGATTTTTGAATATCTAAAGGGATGGGTTCACTAATCTCTGCTAATAATTCAGCTTCGTATTCTAGCTGCTGTTTAATTTGGCGTTGTCTTTGCAGTGCTAGAACTTGAGATACAAAGTTATCTAAATCTTGCTGGTTTAATTGCTCAACAGCTTTGAGCAATTGTGCTAATGATAGTTGGATTTCAACTTTCACTGTTGACATTTGATGTATTTTGCCACCTAATTTCTAGGTATTCTACCAAGCGAGCTATGAAATAGGGTGTTAACAAACTATGAAAAAGCACAACTCCAACCTTTCATGCAAATCTCAGCTGGAGTGTGAGCAAATAATAGCGATCGCTTGGTAGTTAATTACTTTCCATCTAACCTGATCAT contains the following coding sequences:
- a CDS encoding STAS/SEC14 domain-containing protein; amino-acid sequence: MSTVKVEIQLSLAQLLKAVEQLNQQDLDNFVSQVLALQRQRQIKQQLEYEAELLAEISEPIPLDIQKSHERLIAKKDAATLTSYEYGELLGLTEQIETLQAEYLNNLIELANLRGISLNALIEALNIQTRIYTEL